A stretch of DNA from Trueperaceae bacterium:
GTCACGGAGCACGGGGCGGCCTCGCTCCACGGCAAGAACCTGCGGCAGCGGGCTCGGGCGCTCATCGGCATCGCCCACCCGGCGCACCGCGAGGCGCTCGAGCGGGCGGCTTGGGAGCGGTTCGGGCGGTTCTAGGCGCCAGGCGGCACTTCTGATCTCTCGTGTCCGTTAGCGCCAGGCGCTTCGTCATGACTCGGCCGCCTCGAGCCCCGTCGGCAGGCCTCCTTCGCATAGCATCAACACGTCCTCGGCCCCGCCAAGCGCCGCCACGACGGGCTTGACTGGTGATACATGCACCGCCGGATAGTCCACCTCTCCGGCATCGGCGTCGACGATGTAGGCCAACTGCTCGCCGTCCAGCGAGAAACGTGCCTCTACCCCCGGCTTGTTCCCTCGGGCATCCTGACGGTGCCACCCTCCACGGAGGTGCACGGCGATGAGACCGTGAAGCACGTGTCCATCGCCGTCCCGCAGCCGCTGGTAGCACAGCCCCGCCGGGATGCCTCCGGCGCGCAATAGTGCGACCAGAAGGTGCGATTTCGCGTAGCAGAGGCCCACCCGCTCACTCAGCACCTGGGAAGCCGTGAGCGTCACCCGGGGGTCGCGGGCATCCCACGAATGCGCCACCTCGTCTCGTACCCACGCGAAGGCCGCGCCGGCGAACGCCTCGTCTTCCTGGTTCGAAGAGCGAAGCGCCGCCGCAAGGGCGACGACGTCGGGGTGCGTCGACTCGACTATCGAGTCGGCCCCGAGGTACGCCTCCGGCAAGCCAGCGATCAGCAGCGTCATCGCTACTTCTTACCACCGACCTCCGCTCGTGTGGCATCCGCCACTCGCTTGTCCGACGTTTTCCGGCCGGCATGTCCCGGTACGAGGCCACGGCCCATACGACCCCATGATCATGACCCTCCACGAAGCGTATCCATCACCTCCGCCAGAATCGGCAGCGACGGCTGCGCGCCCGGGCGCGTGGCTGCCAGGGCGCCAGCGGCGCTGGCGAACCTCACGGCAACCGCTAGCGGGTGCTCGCCGGCACCTTCCACCACGTGCGCCGAACCTGACGAAGCGCTGAACGGTGCCGAACCGTCCCTCCCAACCCCGATGCCGAACCTCGCTCTCGCACTACCGACCTGCGCCAACCAGTAAGCCAGCGCCCCCGCGAAGGCATCGCCGGCCGCCGTCGTGTCGACCGGGTTCACCTCGAACGCTGGCACCCGACCGTGCAGCGCGCCTCCCGGCCAACCCTCCGACTCCGCGTCGGTCCTCCCGAAAGCACTCACATCGCGATCTCCGCGTGCGTCCACGGACTCCGCCCGGCACGCCCACACGGCCCCGTCGGCCCCGAGCGTGACGACCGCGCAAGGCACGAAGCGGCACAGGGCCACGGCCCACTCCTCGGGCGTCTTCCCTTCGGCAACAGCCCCCAGCTGGATCACCGCCTCGTGCTCGTTCACGAGCAGCAGGCCGACGTCCGCCAGCTGGCTCGGCTCGAGGCGCCTGGCGGGCGCGAGGTTGAGCATGACGAGCGCACCGGCGCGCCGACCCGCGGCCGCGGCCGCCAGGACGACCTCGAGCGGGATCTCCAGCTGCAGCATGAGCACCGACGCGGTAGCGAGCGCCCCGGTCCTCAGGTCGACCACGTCAAGGTCGTGGTTCGCGCCGGGCGAGACGACGATGCTGTTCTGCCCGCGCTCGTCGACCTGGATGAACGCCACGCCGCTCGGCCGGGCGCTCCGCCCGAGAGCGGCGATGTCGACGCCGTCGTGCTGGAGGGCCGCGGCGAGCTGGGTGCCGAACGCGTCCGCGCCGACGCGCCCCACGAACCGCACGTTGCCGCCGAGCCGCGCGGCCGCGACGGCCTGGTTGGCGCCCTTGCCGCCCGGGTGCGTGGCGTAGTCGGAGCCTAGCAGCGTCTCGCCCGGCCGCGGGTGGCGCGCCACGCGCACCACCAGGTCCATGTTCACGCTGCCGACGACCGCGATGGCGCGACCTGCCCGGCCCTCGGTCATGCGCCTCTCGACCTCTCCTCCGCTCGGGCAGTCGCGGGCTGTCCGACGGACTCCCTGGCGACATGCTTGGCGGCCGTCGAGCCGCGTACCACGAGCTCGACGGGCAGTACGACCTGCCGAGCCGCACGCGCGCGGTCCGCCATCCGCTCGACGAGGAGGCGCACGGCGGCGGCCCCGATCGCGCCAAGCGGTTGGCGCACGGTCGTGAGTTGCGGGCTCACCAGCCTCGCCAGCAGGACGTCGTCGAAGCCGACCACGGAGACGTCGCGCGGCACCCTCACCCCGTCGCGTTCGAGCGTGCGGATGACGGCGACGGCGACGGCGTCGTTGGCGCACGCCACCGCGTCGAACCCGCCGCCGCGCAGGCGCCTGACGACCGCACCGGGCAGCTCGGGTCCGAAGCCGCTCTGCGCCTCCCACACGGGCGTGAGCGGGTCCCACTCGGTGAGGAACCCCCGGCGGCGCGCCCGCGAGCTCGTGACGCCCGAAGCCCCGTGAAGCAGGGCAACGCGGCGCGCGCCCAGCGCCTTGAGGTGAGCGGCGACGAGCGTGCCGCCCGAGACGTGGTCCG
This window harbors:
- a CDS encoding transglutaminase family protein — translated: MTLLIAGLPEAYLGADSIVESTHPDVVALAAALRSSNQEDEAFAGAAFAWVRDEVAHSWDARDPRVTLTASQVLSERVGLCYAKSHLLVALLRAGGIPAGLCYQRLRDGDGHVLHGLIAVHLRGGWHRQDARGNKPGVEARFSLDGEQLAYIVDADAGEVDYPAVHVSPVKPVVAALGGAEDVLMLCEGGLPTGLEAAES
- a CDS encoding ribokinase, with translation MTEGRAGRAIAVVGSVNMDLVVRVARHPRPGETLLGSDYATHPGGKGANQAVAAARLGGNVRFVGRVGADAFGTQLAAALQHDGVDIAALGRSARPSGVAFIQVDERGQNSIVVSPGANHDLDVVDLRTGALATASVLMLQLEIPLEVVLAAAAAGRRAGALVMLNLAPARRLEPSQLADVGLLLVNEHEAVIQLGAVAEGKTPEEWAVALCRFVPCAVVTLGADGAVWACRAESVDARGDRDVSAFGRTDAESEGWPGGALHGRVPAFEVNPVDTTAAGDAFAGALAYWLAQVGSARARFGIGVGRDGSAPFSASSGSAHVVEGAGEHPLAVAVRFASAAGALAATRPGAQPSLPILAEVMDTLRGGS
- a CDS encoding LacI family transcriptional regulator gives rise to the protein MRDVAEAAGVSVATVSHVLRGTKRVTPAVGARVRAAAEALGYVPNGQASALRTGRTGVIGVALPDLTNPFVAAMLHAVEAAARAAGFLVMVHDTGNDLLLEPTALGRLVALRVDGIVWVPAHDQGGARLMRTVGRTGPGARRELPLPDVPLVTVDQPVADRDAVFSDHVSGGTLVAAHLKALGARRVALLHGASGVTSSRARRRGFLTEWDPLTPVWEAQSGFGPELPGAVVRRLRGGGFDAVACANDAVAVAVIRTLERDGVRVPRDVSVVGFDDVLLARLVSPQLTTVRQPLGAIGAAAVRLLVERMADRARAARQVVLPVELVVRGSTAAKHVARESVGQPATARAEERSRGA